Proteins from one Podarcis raffonei isolate rPodRaf1 chromosome 1, rPodRaf1.pri, whole genome shotgun sequence genomic window:
- the LOC128400295 gene encoding cyclin-dependent kinase 2-associated protein 1-like has translation MSLLLLGMSYKPNLTAHIAAAAAAPISQAGNVHSPSTSMAGSGQYRQLINDYGPPSLGYTQGVQGTSSSQVPQSKYAELLAIIEELGKEIRPTYAGSKSAMERLKRGIIHARGLVRECLAETERNARS, from the coding sequence ATGTCGCTGCTGCTGCTCGGCATGTCTTACAAGCCAAACTTGACCGCGCAcatcgcggcggcggcggcggctcccatCAGCCAAGCTGGGAACGTCCACTCTCCTTCCACCAGCATGGCAGGCTCAGGGCAATACAGACAGCTTATAAATGACTACGGACCCCCATCTCTAGGTTACACACAAGGAGTGCAGGGAACGAGTAGCAGTCAAGTACCACAGAGCAAGTATGCAGAACTTTTGGCCATCATAGAAGaattaggaaaagaaatcaggcctacATATGCTGGAAGTAAAAGTGCCATGGAAAGGTTAAAACGAGGCATCATTCATGCCAGAGGACTAGTTCGAGAGTGTTTGGCAGAGACTGAGCGCAATGCAAGATCCTAG